From a region of the Mercurialis annua linkage group LG1-X, ddMerAnnu1.2, whole genome shotgun sequence genome:
- the LOC126668353 gene encoding uncharacterized protein LOC126668353: MKTSPLYDQSYGSKEISNTNMDMIEYANLLCDLQKNLLEHDFEEDIAPNIQVNQKIEEGGIFIDKETLITDMSLYGLADHFQYKVRTFSNSHTCSLEVRMGKNKYVSSRTIAKIIKPNMLDVKTIYTPNDIIRDMRNDYRIKLDYWKAWKCRERTMELLRGKPENSFAQLPRYFYMIQQTNPGSIVMLKKDENNSFLYAFMSLKASISGWNHCIPIMIVDGTFLNGPYGGTLFSASTHDAAGKIFPLAFAVTDSENDASWNWFFTNIKSVFGVREEMCIISDRHDSIKKAIESVFEGEVQHDICIYHLLNNVKYKFKKQHKKIKDLFMEAARSYTKTEFKIHMDELHKISPKFTEYLNGVGLKKWAVSHSVNKRYNILTSNTAESFNATVNRARELPVTMLMEYLRNLVQRWSCKNKNLAKGTFTKLSTKYETLLRENYLESMELKVDGTSDEYIFSVIDLGSTLLLT, translated from the exons ATGAAGACATCACCGCTCTATGATCAGTCATATGGATCAAAAGAAATATCTAACACAAATATGGATATGATTGAATATGCAAACCTCCTATGCGACCTTCAAAAAAATCTTCTTGAACATGATTTTGAAGAAGATATTGCTCCAAACATACAAGTAAATCAGAAAATAGAAGAAGGAGGGATATTCATAGACAAAGAGACACTAATAACAGATATGAGTCTGTATGGATTAGCAGACCATTTTCAATACAag GTGCGAACATTCAGTAATAGTCATACATGTTCATTGGAGGTCAGAATGGGGAAAAACAAATATGTCAGCTCAAGAACAATAGCAAAAATCATAAAACCAAATATGTTGGATGTCAAGACAATTTATACACCTAATGACATAATCAGAGATATGAGAAATGATTATCGCATTAAGTTGGATTACTGGAAGGCTTGGAAATGTAGAGAAAGAACAATGGAGCTTCTAAGAGGAAAACCGGAAAATTCATTTGCTCAACTACCAAGATACTTTTACATGATACAGCAAACAAATCCAGGTTCAATTGTAATGTTGAAAAAAGATGAGAATAATTCATTTCTCTATGCTTTCATGTCACTGAAGGCATCAATAAGTGGATGGAATCACTGTATTCCTATTATGATTGTGGATGGAACCTTTTTGAATGGACCATATGGAGGTACTCTTTTTTCAGCTTCAACGCATGACGCAGCTG GAAAAATATTCCCCCTTGCATTTGCAGTTACTGATTCAGAAAATGATGCATCATGGAATTGGTTTTTCACTAACATCAAATCTGTGTTTGGTGTAAGAGAGGAAATGTGTATAATTTCAGACAGACACGACAGCATCAAAAAAGCAATAGAGAGTGTTTTTGAAGGAGAAGTTCAACATGACATTTGCATTTATCATTTACTGAATAATGTGAAATACAAATTCAAGAAACAGCACAAGAAAATTAAAGATCTCTTCATGGAAGCTGCAAGATCTTATACAAAAACAGAGTTCAAAATACATATGGACGAACTACACAAGATCAGTCCAAAATTTACAGAATATCTCAATGGGGTTGGATTGAAAAAGTGGGCAGTATCACATTCTGTGAACAAAAGGTACAATATTTTGACATCTAATACAGCAGAGTCATTTAATGCAACAGTTAACAGAGCAAGAGAATTACCAGTTACAATGCTTATGGAATACTTAAGGAACTTGGTTCAAAGATGGAGCTGCAAAAACAAAAATCTTGCTAAAGGAACTTTCACAAAGTTGTCAACTAAATATGAAACTCTTCTCAGGGAAAACTACTTAGAATCAATGGAACTCAAG GTGGATGGAACTTCAGATGAATACATATTCAGTGTGATTGACTTGGGAAGTACTTTACTGTTAACATGA